Below is a window of Barnesiella propionica DNA.
ATTTGTGGCGATGTTGTAGATATCTATCCTGAAAAGATAAATAATTTTCCGGTAACATTGAGCTATGATAAAATCAATACGCTGGTAGGAAAGGTAATACCGGAAGATATAGTAAAAGATATCCTCCGCAGCCTTGAAATAGAGGTGTTGAAGGAGCAAGACGGAGTTCTTGAATTGAGCGTGCCTACTTATCGCGTGGATGTTCAACGGGATGTGGATGTGATAGAAGATATATTGCGTATATATGGTTATAATAATGTGGAATTTACCGATTCGGTTCATTCTAATCTTTCTTATAAAACATTTACCGACGAGAGCCACCAGTTACAAAATTTAGTTTCGGAACAACTTACAGGTTGCGGATTCTATGAAATCATGAATAATTCTCTGACATGCGGTGCTTATTATGATGAACTGGTCTCTTATCCCCGGAAAAATAGTGTTGCATTGTTGAACCCGTTGAGCAATGACCTGAACGTAATGCGTCAGACATTATTATTCGGAGGGTTGGAGAGTCTGGTTCATAACATTAACCGCCGTCGTCCCGATCTTCGTTTCTATGAAATAGGAAATTGTTATTATTATAATGCCGAAACGGATGACAGCAAAGATGCAACGGCTCGTTTCCGTGAGGAGAAACATCTGGGCCTGTGGCTTACCGGCAACCGTGTTTCTGGCAGTTGGGCTCATGCTGATGAAAAAAGCTCCGTATTTGAATTGAAAGCTTATGTGGAAAATATTTTTGCACGTCTCGGAATAGAAAAGAATAACCTGGTGGTTTCGCAAGTGTCCGACGATATATTCCCGGCGGCTTTGTGTATAACGAACCGGGGTGGTAAAAAAATAGGTATGCTGGGACTCGTCTCGAATAAAATACTTAAAAAATTCGATATTGAGGCAGAAGTCTCTTATGCGGAATTAAATTGGGACATATTGATGAAAATGTCTGTCAGAAATAAAGTGAATTATACCGAGCTGCCCAAGTTTCTGCCCGTAAAACGAGATCTCGCATTACTGGTTGATCATTCGGTGACATTTGCTGAAATTGAGAAAGTGGCATTTGACAGCGAACGTAAGTTATTGAAGGAGGTTTATCTGTTCGATGTATATGAAGGTAAAAACCTGGATGCCGGTAAAAAATCGTATGCTGTTTCCTTTATCTTGCAGGATGAAAATAAAACGCTTACTGATAAACAGATAGAGGCTATCATGAATAAGATCATTATGAACCTTGAGCAGAAGCTGAATGCCAGATTGAGATAAACAACAATTAATCATATTTGTAATATAAATAACATATGGGAAGAGCGTTTGAATATCGTAAAGCCAGAAAGATGAAGCGCTGGGGTAATATGGCGCGTACATTTACGAAGTTAGGTAAGGAAATTTCTATTGCTGTGAAAGCGAGCGGCCCGGATCCCGACAGTAATCCCCGTTTACGTGTGCTGATGCAAAATGCAAAGGCTGCCAACATGCCAAAGGAAAATGTTGAAAGAGCGATCAAAAAAGCTATTTCTAAGGATGCCGGGGATTATAAGGAAGTCGTATATGAAGGTTACGGACCTTATGGTATTGCTATAGTTGTAGAGACCGCTACCGATAATCCCACCCGTACGGTAGCTAATGTGCGCAGTTATTTTAATAAAGCAGGAGGGTCTTTGGGTACTTCGGGCAGTCTTACTTTTTTGTTCGATCATAAGTGTGTTTTCAAGATTAAACAAAAAGAGGGTGTTTCGCTGGAAGATCTGGAACTTGAATTGATCGATTATGGTGTGGACGAACTGGAGAATGACGGTGAGGAAGTCGTTCTTTACGGAGAGTTTGAATCGTATAATAATATACAGCATTATCTGGAAGAAAACGGTTTTGAGATAACCAGCGCCGAATTTGAACGTATTCCTAATGATATGAAACAATTGGATGCGGAACAACGTGCCTCGATCGAGAAACTGATTGAACGTTTCGAAGAGGACGAGGATGTCCAGAACGTATTCCATAATATGCAGGAAGAAAACGAGGACGAATAAGTCCTTATATAAATATCTATCAAAGGGAATATTTTTTGTATTCCCTTTTTTGTTTCTTTGTTTTATTATGTACGGGGGAAAACAGGATATGAAAATAGAATACAGACCACAGGGGACTTGTAGTTCGAAAATCGAAATCGAACTGGAGAATGATGTTATCGGAAAGGTTTCTTTTACGGGAGGATGTAGCGGAAACCTGCAGGGGTTAAGCCGATTAGTAGATGGGATGAAAGTGAACGAGGTTATAAAACGTTTAGAGGGAATACGTTGCGGTAATCGCCCTACTTCATGTCCCGACCAATTGTGCCAGGCTTTGAAAAGCCTTTGGGGTTAACAATCTCTTGATTTATGCATCCAGGGTATTCTCATTATTGTCGGTTGTTTCCCCATGCGCACGTAATTCGTACATTTCCTTATATTCGTTCCATTCCGGATCTTTTTCGGTATAGATAGTAATAGGAAGCAAATCGTAAGTTAATAAAGCATCATTGAACATTTTCCCAAATGCCGGAATATTTCTGGTATAAAATACCCACGTGCGTTCCCCTCCTCCGGTATAGATACCGGTAAGTATAGCCAGTTTGTTTTTTTCCATGGTATTTTTTACCGTTTCCTGCACACGTTCCATGAGTTCCGCTTCTTTTTCGGACGGCATACCATTGGCGTCTGCTTCATATTTCCATGATATTTCCACCCGTTCTTTGAATTTTCCCGATTCGGTAAACGTTCTTATCTGGTCTCTGCCGCAAACAATGATCATTTGGTCACCTTCCTCGGTCTCGGCAAGTGAAGTGAACCATTCGTCTCCTAGTTTCATGTATATATTTTAGTTTCTTTAGCGACAAAGATATATGAATTTTCCGATAATATTCTCTTGTCTGCTATGAATATGTTATATTTGATATCACTAATCTTTAATGAATGTTTATGTCGGTTTTGTTGTACATATTGTTGCTGGTTTGCATATCGGTCATATTTTGGTTAACGTATAAATTATTCCGGAATTCTTCAGATGTTGCTGTCTTAAAAGAACGCAATATCTTGCTGGAAACTCAATTGGCCGATAAAGAGGCACAATGGGATAAAACAGGTCGGGAACTGGAACGGATACGGGAGGAGTATAAGGATATGTTGCAAGAATCCGGAGAACTCAAAGCCTTGAATCATGGTTTGAAAGAAATGTTGACTCTGCAAAAGGAAGAAGTACGGAAAGCCAGGGAAGATATGAATAATGAATTCCGTGTCATAGCAACTGAAATTCTGGAAGATAAATCTAAAAAGTTCAGGGAATTGAATGATGAGAAACTCTCGGAGATACTGAATCCTTTAAAGGAACGTATAGATGGATTTAAAAAAGCGGTTGAAGATACATATAGCCAGGAGGCCCGTGAACGTTTTTCCTTATGTAGAAGTATTGATGAACTGGTAAAATTGAATAAGACGATAGGAGAAGAGGCAAATCAGTTAACACGGGCTTTGAAAGGGGACTCTAAAATACAGGGAGACTGGGGTGAGATGATCCTTGAGAATATTCTTGAAAAATCGGGTCTGGAAAAAAACAGGGAATATTTTTTACAGGAAACATTGAAAGACAGTGCCGGAAGAACCATTCAAAGTGAAGAAGGCCGCAGATTGAGACCGGATGTTATAATAAAATATCCCGGAGAGAGATGGATGGTAATTGACTCTAAAGTTTCTCTTACCGCTTATGTTAAGTATATAAATGCTTCGGACAAACTCGAACGGGATATTATGATCAAGGAACATGTTCTTTCTATGCGGAAACATATTGAAGAGTTAAGCCGTAAAAGTTATCAGGATTATTTGGGAAAGAATGATTATGTAATGATGTTCGTTCCTAATGAAGCGGCATATATGTCTGCGATGCAGTATGATGCGGAAATGTGGCAGTTTGCTTATGACCGGAGGGTCTTATTGTTGAGCCCGACTAACCTGATAGCTGCTTTAAAACTGATTGCAGACTTATGGTTGAGAGATAAACAGACCAGGAATGCTATATTTATTGCCGAGGAAAGCGGGAAACTATATGATAAATTCGTCGGGTTTGTCGAGGACATGGAACGTATAGGGCGTAATATAAATATGGCCCAGGACAGTTATGCGAAAGCTATGAAGAAATTATCTACAGGTACGGGAAATTTAATAAGTAAAGCTTCTCGACTGAAAGAAATAGGGGCTAAAACATCCAAGTCTTTATCGGTTGAAAGTGAAGAGCAGGAATGATAAAGAAGAATTTCGTACATGAAATTTGACGAAACTCTTCTTTATCGGATGAACAAAACATTATTTTTATTTTTTTCCCTCTTCGATGGAAACTTTACGGAATTCTTTCAATAATTCTGTCAATGCCAGACTCGCTTTGCGGGCACGAGCTCCGGCTGCTTTATTGTTTTTTACTAATTGTGCTTTGGCATTCTCATCGAAAATCATCCATTCATTGGTAATTTTAGTTAGTAAGTCTTCCATAATAATTAATTTAATGTAGTAAGTGTTTGATTTATATCCTTGTTTAAGTCACAAAGATATAGGACGCCTTTGTTTGGATTGTGTCAAATTTGCAAAAAAATATGCCAAATCAGAAAAAATGATTCCCAAAACGGAAAAAATGTGTTTGGCAATGTGATGAGCTTATTATTTAACCGGAGAAGAAGCTAACTGTTTTTCTTTCAGGTATAGCTGAAAAGAATTAATGCTATTTTGCCATACTATATAAGAGGCCGGTCCTATGGATGCAGCCGGATTTAAATAAGTGAGTGCCATCCATATTGCTAATACTGTATTTTTTTGTCCTAACCCTTGCGCTCCTGCTATCTTTTCGTCGTAATGTTTTCCTACCCGGCGCCCTATATAAAATTGGGCGATACATACAATAAATGATATGACGGCTATTGCTATTTCTTCGGGAATGCTGGAGACCGGCTGCCGCATAATAAATGTGACAGCTCTTCCGACAACAATAAAAAGAGAGAGAGACCATAGGTAAAATGAAATGTTCTGACGGGATTTGAGCTGATAGTGTAGCCGTGGGAAGAATTTATTTAATACTAAAGAGATAATGAAAGGCAGTATAAGTAATGGAAGTACCTCCTGACAGATGATAAGGAAAGAGTCTGTAAAAGCTATTTCGGCATGTTCGCCAATGAATGAGAATATAAACGGTGAAAGTATGGCAACGGACATATTGCTTATAAGGCTGTAGGTGACCAATGCCGATATGTTTCCTCCTAACATTCCTGCTATGACAGGTGCTGCGGTAGCCGTGGGACAAAAAACACATATGAAGGCACCTTCGGCAATGAGCGGGTCCCAGTTGTATAATGATCCGAAAACAATAAGGCTTCCTATTATCTGTATGGAGATTAGTGATAGCTGAAATCGTGTGATTTTTAATTCTTTAATGGATATCCTGCAATATGTAATCAGTAACATCACAAAAATGAGTATAGGGGCGAGAAAAGCGATAGCGTTTATAAATTCATGAAAGAGACATCCTGAAAGCATGGCGATAGGAAGCACCCATATCTTTAGTTTTTGCAGCATGATTGTAATAATTAATGCCATGCAAAGTAATGGCTAATAGATGAATAATCAAAAGATATCGTACAATATTTTTGGTTCTTTATCCAGGCTCAGATGTTAGCAATATATTCCTATACCCTGTTTCAGAATATTTTATTGGAGTTGGCGAAGTGTCTGTCGCCTTCGTTAATGATTATTGTGCCTGCATTGAAGAGAACTGGAATTTGTGCAAAATAAATTTAGAAAATGCCCGCTCAGACTTCTTTATTAATCTTTTTCCGTATTAAGTTGTTATGTATACATATTACTTATAATCATTAAAAAAGTAGGAGTCGCAGCCTTTAGACAGGTATGTGCCCAAGTTTATTTGTTTTGAGATATGGAGAGTTTAAGAAGGAAATTTTCACCTAGGGTTGAAGGCGGATTCCGGAATCCGGAATATGATAAGTTGCAAAGAATAATAGGTATAATAGTATTTATACTTATCGGTGTTGTTTTCTTTGTGTTATTGATAATGGCTTTTGGTAATAATAATTTTTAAATGAAAAATGGACTTATTGTTGTATATGGATATTGATAATTGTAAATAAGCACAGATATTTTTTATCTGTGCTTATTTACAATATAGGTTAGTTGCTTTGTAATTTATTGGTTTACCTCTTTTGCCAGATATATGATTGTTGGGAAATGGTCGCTATATCCGTTCAAATAAACTCCGCCGGCATGGGTACGCTTTGGATATCCCTTATATTTCCCTTCTGTTTGTTTCAGGAAATCTTTATTGAAAACTTCGGCTTTGAAGAATTTGAGAGTCGAACGGTCTTTACCCAATAGATTGGGGGTTATAATTATCTGGTCGAAAAGATTCCATTGACCATTATATGCTAATGTACCGATACCTTTACTGAATATAGGCCACATTGTATTATAAAGGCTATTGGTTTCTATTGCTTCTTCCTGGTTTTTTTTAGCACCGAGAATTACTTTACAACTGCGGTTAGTGGGATCGTCGTTCAAATCTCCCATGATTATAACTTTGGAATTCGGATTTAAAGCCAGTATGGAATCTGTTAAATGCTTGGAAAGAGCCGCCGCGGCTTCCCGTCGGGGACTGGATTGTTTTTCTCCTCCCAGGCGCGAAGGCCAGTGGTTCACGATTACATGTACGGGTTCGCCGGCTAAATGTCCGCTTACTACAAGCTGATCACGAGTAAGCATATTCGGGAATTCGGGTACGTATAGTCTGACACTGGTAGATGTATCTACCCGGAACTGGTTCTTGTCGTAAAGAAGCCCCACGTCAACACCCCGCCTGTCGGGTGAATCGTAATGTACGATCCCGTAATTCCGGTTGGCAAGTTCTCCTGTTTTGATCAGATCTTCAAGGACCGTGCGGTTCTCTATTTCAGAAACTCCTATAATGGCAGGACCTTGCGGGCAGTATTTGTCTGTCGCTAATTTGCTGATAGCGTAGGCGAGATTGTGTAGTTTATTATTATATTTCATAGTGCCCCATTTCATAGAACCGGCTGGGGTAAATTCTATGTCGTTTACTTCCGGTTGATGGATTGTGTCGAATAAATTCTCCAAGTTGTAAAATGCAACCGCATATACGGCTACTGGTTTACCTTGTGCATATACTGTCGTTATACCGATTAATAGCGACATAATAAGTAAAGATGCAACTTTTCTCATAGTTCTGAAAGTTTAGTATGGGTTAGATTGTTTATTTCTCATTTTTTTCTGGAAATAGGGATGCAAGATACTTCATATCTTACAAAAAAACGAAAAAAAATGGAAATAAAATCGTGCAGTAGGGTAATTTTCAATTTTTTGTTGTTATTTTGTTACATAACCGATTGTGTAAAATATTGTTATATAGATAAATAATTAAAAGTTGTTATTAAATATACGAGGCCTTAATTTATTCTTGACCATGAATGCTTCTATAAATTAATGATTCCGTGTAAAATATTCATAGAAATGTAGTTTGATAAATCAAAAAAAATATATTAATTTGCAAATTCCTTTTCACTTTTGTTAGTGAAACAGGAGTATTTAAAAAAGGGATTTATATTTTAATATCAACTTAACTAAACCTTTAATTTATGACTCGAAGATTTTGGCTGTTAATAATGCTCTTTGCTAGTATTTCCATGCTCGCTCAGACGGGAAATATCCGGGGCATTGTTATTGACTATGCTACCAATCGGCCCGTTGCTGATGTGAAAGTCTCAGTGAATACTAAGAAAGGTGCGGCTGTTACGAATGCTAACGGCGCATATGAACTAAAAAAAGTACCTGCGGGAGTGCGAGTAGTAGTGTTTACTGCTCCCGATTACAAACCGTTTTCTAAGGAAGTGAATGTTGTACAGGGGAATTCGGTTCTATTAAATGCTTCCTTGGAGAAGAAAGTGAATGTTATTGAACAGTCCAAGGAAGATAACGTGTTACTTTTCGATGAGTCGGTTATTGATGACGAGGGTTCCACTTCGGGGCAATCGGCTTCTTATTTGGCCGGAGCTTCTGATGATGTTTATTTGAACGCTGCCAGTTACTCATTCAGTCCTATGCGTTTCAATGTGCGCGGTTACGACCAGTCGGCTCAGGAAACCTATATCAACGGAGTTAATTTTAATGATCTCGAAAGAGGACGTTTCAATTATTCGAGTCTGGGAGGTTTGAACGATGCCATGAGGAATAAAGATGTTACCGAATCGCTGGTATTACCGGGTTATGGTTTTGGTTCGTTGGGAGGTATGACGAATATAGATACCCGTGCTTCGGCTTATGCGGCCGGAACAAAAGTAAGTGCAGCTTATACCAATCGTGCGTATACGTTGCGCGGGCAGGCTACTTATGCTACCGGACTTATGGATAACGGTTGGGCCTTTACCGCTTCTACTGTTTATCGCTGGGCAAACGAAGGTATTATAGACGGTACATTCTATAACTCCTGGGGATATTTCCTGAGCGCCGAGAAAAAAATAGACAATCATAGTTTCTCACTGACTACTTACGGAGCTCCGACCAAGCGTGCACAACAAGGGGCTGTGGTACAGGAAATATATGATTATCGCGGAATTTATTATAATCCTTATTGGGGATATCAGGATGGCAAAAAGAGAAATTCACGTATTGTACACAGCTATGATCCTACCGCTATATTTAACTGGGACTGGAAAATTGACGAAAAAAGTGATTTGAAGGCCGGTATAGCTTTCCATTATAGCAATTACAGCAATTCGGCTTTGAATTTTTATAATGCACCGGATCCCCGTCCTGATTATTACAGGAATTTACCCAGTTTCCAAAAAACTTCCCAGCTGAATGATGATGAACATATTAATTGGGATTTATTTGATGAGTTGAAAAAATCCTGGACAATGAATAATACGAATGTTACGCAATTGGACTGGAATTTTATGTATGGCACCAATTATCTGAACAATTTGGCAAATCCTGGTTCCAGTTCCAGATATATGCTGGAGAGACGCCATAATAACCTGATGGAAATTCCTTTGAACGTGACATACGATAACCAGTTGAACGAGTCGTTGAAGTTGATCGCCGGAGTTGAGGCTAAGTATTCTAAAGGGATGCATTATAAAACCGTAGATGATTTATTGGGGGGCGAGCAGTGGATAGACATAGACCAGTTTGCCGATCGTGATTTTACCGATAATCCGGTTATTATACAGAATGATGTGAGAAATCCGAATCGTGTGGTAAAAGACGGTGATAAGTTCGGTTATAATTATAACATATATGTAACGCGTGCATCTGCTTTTGCACAAAATGACTGGAAATGGTCTAAATTCGATTTGTCTTACGCCGTACGTTTGAGTTATACCCAATTCCAGCGTGAAGGTCTTATGGAGAATGGCCGCGCTACGGTTATCGGTGCGAAATCTTACGGCAGAGGAAAAAGTAATTATTTTGTCGATCCGAGTATTAAAGTGAATTTGGTGTGGAAAATAGACGGACGTAACCGGTTGTCATTGGACGGTTTGGCCGAAACACGCGCTCCGTTTGCCGGATATGCTTATGTTGCACCTCGTGTTAAAGATACCCAGATTAAGGGATTAACGAATGAAAAGATCTTCTCTTATGATTTGAATTACCAATTCAATACTTCTATTGTAAAAGGACGTGTCAGTGTATTCCAGACATTTACGCGTGATGGAATAGAAAGTACGGGATATTATAATGACGAGTTCCGTACGTTTGTAAACCATACTCTCAGTGATGTGAATAAACGTTATATGGGTGTTGAAGCCGGAGTCAGCGTAAAACTGAACAGCAGTTTCTCCGTATCGTTGGCCGGGACTTATGGCGATTACCGTTATACCAATAATGCCAAGGGAGTGATGAGTGCAGAAAACGGTGTGAATCTTTTTACCGGAGAATTACCTGTCGCCGATGAAAACGGAAATATAGAATCTACGGACCTCCGGGAAACGGTATATACGAAGAATCTGAAAGTAAGTAACGGACCACAATTGGCCGCTGCAATTACTATCGATTATTTCCATCCTAAGATGTGGTTTGCCGATGTAACGCTTTCTTATTTTGATAAGAATTATCTCGATTTTTCGCCTTCCCGTTTTACCCATATGAATATGTATGGAGGAAAATATAAAAATGAATTGGGAAAATATCAGCAATATGACGGATATACTCCTGAACAGAAAAAACTATTGGGAACCCAGGAAAAACTGAAAGGGGGCTTCTTGTTAGACGCTTCGTTGGGTAAACTTATTTATTTGAAAGGACGCAGCCAGCAATTGAATATAAATCTTAGTTTTAGCAATATCTTGAATAACAGGGATATGGTAACAGGCGGATATCAGCAGGCTCGTCTTAGCCGGAATAATAAGAGTGCAACAAAGGCAATTGAGACTGTGGACAAATTCCCGAACCGTTATTATTATGCGTGGGGATTCAATATGTTCCTGAATATAGGTTATAAATTCTAATCACGAACAAGTTAATATTTTAAGATTATGAAATTAGCTAAATATACCGTATGGGCTCTTGTGGGAATGGCTGTTCTTTTTACCAGTTGTGAAAAAACTTTTGATGCTGTTCCTCCTGAAATTGCTATTGTTCAGGAGACGGATCCTGAAGCTTGGCAAGAAACTATTTCTATACCTGATTTTAAGGACTCGTATGATAATGCTCAGGGTTTCTTTACCACTAATGTAGTCGAGGCTACTTATGAGCTGATTATTAAAGGACGTGTGATTTCTTCCGATGTTGCGGGAAATATTTATAAATATATAGTATTGGAAACTTTGACTCCTAATGAGGAAGGATATAAAGAGGCTATTAAAGTTTTGATAGATGCCGGTAGTCTTTCTGGTGTGTTTCCCGTGGGACAAGTAGTGGCTCTGAAATGTAATACATTATGTTTTGGCCGTTACGGCGATTCTCCTCAGTTGGGAGTAAAAACTTATAATATTTCTAATAAACGGGAAGAACCGGGACGAATTCCCTGGTCTTTGGCTCCGATACGTATGCAGAGGATAGGATTTCCGGATGCTTCAAAGGTTGTACCCCGGGAAATCACTATTCCGGAATTACTGGCTTCGGGACCTTCAATATATAACACTCTGGTACGAATTAAGGATGTCCATTTTACCGGAAAAGGTAGTGGCGGTGAAAATTTAAGTGCTAAAGACAAAATTTTTGCTCCGTCTACTTTTAATGGCACTTATAATGTGGGATATCCCCAGGCCCGTCAGATCGCCGATGCTGCTGGAAACGTGACCTATATCGCTACAAGTGAATATGCCCGTTTTGCAGAAGTCAAGTTGCCTGATCCTAACAAGACAGGTGATATCGTGGCGATAGTAGGCTGGTATCGAAATAAGGATAGTGAACCCGGAGATTGGCAGCTTACTATACGTTCGCTGAACGATTTGTCCAATAGTTTCGGACTTTCAAAATAACATTACTAACACAGATATAAATAGTAAATTATGAAAAAAATGAGAAAATTAGTTTGGATGCTTATGGCGGTCGCCGCTTTTGGCTTTACCGCTTGTAATAATGCGGATGACGAGCCTGATGGCAACGGTAATGGTAATGGTGGAGGCGGCGGTACCGAAATTCCTGAAGGAAACGGTACAGAAGCTTCTCCGTACAATGTAACACAAGCATTGGCTAAAAATAATAATGAAGAAGTTGCCTGGGTAAAAGGTTATATTGTAGGACAAGTTGCCGGTTCTAAACTGGCTGAAGATTCCGAGTTCAGTGCTCCTTTTCATGGTGCAACCTATGATGACGGTACTGTTGCCCGGGAAGGTACTAACCTGTTGATTGCAAATGTGGCCAGTGAAGATAATGTAGCGGCCTGTGTGGTTGTTCAGTTGCCGGCAGGAGTTATCCGTCAAACTTTGGAATTGGTGAATCATCCTGATAATGACGGTAAAGTTGTTGAATTGAAAGGTAAGCTGATGAAATATTTCGGTGCTTACGGTTTGAAAGAAGTCACAGCAGCTAAACTGGATGGAAAAGCTATTGAAGAAGGAAATCCCGGGCCTGGCGGAGACGCTAAAGGTAAAGGAACTAAAACAGATCCTTATAATATCGCAGGTGCTGTCGCTCAGAATAATAGCGGAGCTAAAGCATGGGTGAAAGCATTTATCGTAGGTCAGGTTGAAAATGGCGCAATGTCTATGGATGCCACGACCTGCCAGTTCGGAGATGCTATTGTACATTCTGAAACTGCCAATACTAACATATTGATCGCTGCTTCGGCTACCGAAACCGATTATACGAAATGTATGCCGGTTCAATTATTGGCAGGCGAAGTGCGTAATGCTTTGAGTGTTGCTAATAATGCTGCTAATGTCGGGAAAGAAGTTATGATTTATGGTTATTTATTGAAATATTTTGGTACAGCAGGTATTAAAAAAGAAGATGCCAATAAGCAAAATATCTTGATGGGTGCTATTCTTGACGGTAGAGAGATTGGTGATGTAAACGATAATCCGGATGATCCTACACCGGGTGGAGATGCTATTTTCAGCGAAACTTTTGCTACCAGCTTGGGTGATTTCACGGTGCAAAATGTATCTGGTGTGCAAGAATGGGGTTGGGATTCCTATAAATATGCGATGATGAGCGGTTATGCCGACGGACAAAGTGTTGCTAATGAAGACTGGTTGATTTCTCCGGCTATTGATCTCACCGGAAAATCGAATGTGACCATTACTTTCGAACATACAGCTAATCCGTTGGCTGGTATGGCTGAAAACCAAACTCTTTGGTTCTCTTCTGACTATACCTCGGGTGCACCTGCTTCCGCTACATGGAAACAAGTTACTATCGCCAATTATCCGGCAGTAAAATGGGAGTGGACAAACTCAGGAAATCTGGCAGTTCCAGCTGAATTTATGACGGCCAATGTTCATTTTGCATTCAAATATGTTTCTACCAACACTACATCGGTTAAGTGGGAAATAAGAAATGTAGAAGTGAAATAAGTATTTTTGGAATAAAATTCTTTAAAAGAGGAGCATCGATACGATGTTCCTCTTTTGTTTTACCGATTTTGTGTTGATGGCTTATATATTTCGTTAAATATGAGTTTATTCATTTAATTTTTTCAGGTTAAGTTATTATCTTTGCTATATTCAAACATAATTAATGATGATAAAGAAAAGAGCCTTAATTTTTTTAGCGGTAATTTTATGCTGTGCGACATCCCTTTATGCTGAAATGCCTCGTGATTATTATCCCGATGAATTAGAGGGCTTGAATACCTCTGACTTAAAAACCGCTTTGCATAAATTAATAAAAGTGCATAAGCGTATTCCTTATGGTGCGAACGGTACGTGGGTAGTGTTTAGGAAAAGTGATATCCGTCCGGACGGCTCTATCTGGGATATGTATTCCAATGTAAAACGTTATTTCCCGGCTAATGGCTCGCACAAAGATATGAATATAGAGCATAGTGTACCCAAAAGCTGGTGGGGCGATTCTTATCCTTATTCGGTAGATGCTTCGTTCGATTTGCATCATCTGGTTCCTTCCGATGCGGATGCTAATCAGGCAAAAAGTAATTACATACTTGGAGAATGTAGAAGTGTGAATTATAATAACGGCGTAACCAAAGTTGGTTCGACTTATATCAACAATGTTAGTACCAACGCTTTT
It encodes the following:
- a CDS encoding DUF6359 domain-containing protein, whose product is MKKMRKLVWMLMAVAAFGFTACNNADDEPDGNGNGNGGGGGTEIPEGNGTEASPYNVTQALAKNNNEEVAWVKGYIVGQVAGSKLAEDSEFSAPFHGATYDDGTVAREGTNLLIANVASEDNVAACVVVQLPAGVIRQTLELVNHPDNDGKVVELKGKLMKYFGAYGLKEVTAAKLDGKAIEEGNPGPGGDAKGKGTKTDPYNIAGAVAQNNSGAKAWVKAFIVGQVENGAMSMDATTCQFGDAIVHSETANTNILIAASATETDYTKCMPVQLLAGEVRNALSVANNAANVGKEVMIYGYLLKYFGTAGIKKEDANKQNILMGAILDGREIGDVNDNPDDPTPGGDAIFSETFATSLGDFTVQNVSGVQEWGWDSYKYAMMSGYADGQSVANEDWLISPAIDLTGKSNVTITFEHTANPLAGMAENQTLWFSSDYTSGAPASATWKQVTIANYPAVKWEWTNSGNLAVPAEFMTANVHFAFKYVSTNTTSVKWEIRNVEVK